A DNA window from Calliphora vicina chromosome 1, idCalVici1.1, whole genome shotgun sequence contains the following coding sequences:
- the LOC135949517 gene encoding uncharacterized protein LOC135949517 has product MTLVWHIPHILSLDREYHSQRTTTNERSPLSSAPKQNNCVEDNIKEIIEKQTTTQMVAEKSNATVINVTNSSNENINSIKTGDDKQNQSSFTLKNTGAIPKNSIVKNTGKILTGMDRHITITKRKSSPRTSILEPNPKQAKKNPVSQNRFAILDNHESKEKPAKPVKDYKPPPLYLREPTTNVLVNKLSQLVGN; this is encoded by the exons atgactttggtgtggcacataccgcatattttatctctggatcgcgaataccattcacaaagaacaacaacaaatgaGAGATCTCCACTCTCTAGTgcgccaaaacaaaacaattgtgtagaagacaacataaaagaaattatagaaaaacaaacaacaactcaaatggttgctgaaaaaagtaatgctactgtgatcaatgtcacaaatagtagtaatgaaaatattaactctATAAAAACCGGTGATGATAAGCAAAATCAATCgagttttacattaaaaaatactggTGCCATACCAAAAAATAGTATAGTGAAAAATACGGGAAAAATCCTAACAGGAATGGACCGTCACATCACTATAACTAAACGCAAGTCCAGTCCTAGGACATCAATATTGGAACCAAATCCAAAACAGGCGAAGAAAAATCCGGTAAGTCAAAATCGTTTTGCAATTCTTGACAATCatgaaagtaaagaaaaacccgCAAAGCCTGTAAAAGACTATAAGCCACCTCCTCTTTATTTGCGCGAACCTACTACAaatgttttggtgaacaaattgtCCCAACTTGTAG GAAATTGA